One genomic region from Prevotella sp. Rep29 encodes:
- a CDS encoding 4-alpha-glucanotransferase, translating into MKLYFYIDYLASPGERLALNILNSDEGEVRATVRMQPADNAHWTCSIETEGESYIDYFYSVIDRKAKIVRREWMTIRHRLELSCLKAQRYTIYDHWIDIPENSYLYSSAFTECLHHHETLSRKQTSFAQTVRLKVRAPQLRSYQRLCVMGAGNLLGEWQPQRAVEMTEHNYHEWIVELDTKTLQEPRLEFKFVVMDKVIPMWESGDNRTITLPPMKDGDVVVYELPEVHFLLGDERVAGTLVPVFSLRTKGSFGIGDFGDLKTMIDWMAATGQRILQVLPVNDTTLTHTWTDSYPYSCISVFAFHPQYADLRQLPPLTDNGARERFAALQEELNALPQIDYERVNKAKTEYLYVSYVHEGERTMQTDAFRQFFDEEKQWLIPYAVYCSLRDRYHTADFTCWPDHQSWNERERKQYAFPNGKKWKDVAFYYYVQFVLNTQMRAVHDYARERGIILKGDIPIGVNRFSCDVWQEPHYFNTDQQAGAPPDFFSSNGQNWGFPTYNWEEMLKDDCAWWTRRFRHMQKFFDAYRIDHVLGFFRIWEIPAHAVHGVIGHFAPALGMTREEIERYGLYWQEELLTEPFITDWVLDRLFGELAPTVRDNYLTPTSDGRYRMKEAFDTQRKVERAFAGKTSDTERRLRDGLYALISDVLFVRDHRDPKKFHPRISVHGDFIYESLWDDDKAAFNRLYHDYFYQRNDQFWYQESMKKLPKLVQSTRMLVCAEDLGMVPECVAWVMDQLRILSLEIQAMPKDARDRFGDLARNPYRSVCTISSHDMPTLRQWWEEDWERAQTYFNTMLFRQGPAPHPLPGWLASDIILRNLMSPSMLCIIAIQDWLAIDEQLRLKDDSHERINEPANPKHYWRYRMHLNIEELLENQEYKEQVSDLIIQSGRHITNQ; encoded by the coding sequence TGCGGACAATGCACATTGGACCTGCAGCATAGAGACTGAAGGCGAATCCTATATCGATTATTTCTACAGCGTCATCGACCGCAAGGCAAAAATCGTCCGCAGGGAATGGATGACCATACGCCACCGGTTGGAACTGTCGTGCCTGAAAGCTCAGAGATATACCATCTACGACCACTGGATCGACATTCCCGAAAACTCCTATCTCTACAGTTCGGCTTTCACCGAATGTCTCCATCACCACGAGACACTTTCACGAAAACAGACATCTTTTGCCCAGACGGTGCGCCTGAAGGTGCGCGCTCCGCAACTCCGCTCCTATCAGCGACTGTGCGTGATGGGTGCCGGTAACCTGTTGGGCGAATGGCAGCCGCAGCGGGCAGTGGAGATGACCGAGCACAACTACCACGAATGGATTGTCGAACTCGACACGAAGACATTACAAGAGCCTCGTCTGGAATTCAAATTCGTCGTCATGGACAAGGTCATCCCCATGTGGGAGAGCGGCGATAACAGAACCATCACGCTGCCACCGATGAAAGATGGCGACGTGGTTGTCTATGAATTGCCCGAAGTGCATTTCCTGCTTGGCGACGAGAGAGTGGCAGGAACATTGGTTCCCGTCTTCTCACTGCGCACGAAAGGCAGCTTCGGCATTGGCGACTTCGGCGACCTGAAGACGATGATTGACTGGATGGCTGCTACCGGACAACGCATCTTGCAGGTGCTGCCCGTGAACGACACGACCCTCACGCACACCTGGACCGACTCCTATCCCTATTCATGCATCAGCGTGTTTGCTTTCCATCCGCAGTATGCCGACCTCCGGCAGTTGCCCCCACTCACCGACAACGGCGCACGCGAACGGTTTGCCGCCTTGCAGGAGGAGCTCAACGCACTGCCGCAAATAGATTACGAACGGGTGAACAAAGCCAAGACGGAATACCTTTACGTCAGCTACGTGCACGAAGGTGAGCGAACGATGCAGACAGACGCTTTCCGCCAATTCTTCGACGAGGAGAAGCAATGGCTCATCCCGTACGCAGTCTATTGCTCTCTGCGCGACAGATATCACACTGCCGACTTCACCTGCTGGCCCGACCACCAGTCGTGGAACGAGCGTGAACGCAAGCAATACGCTTTCCCCAACGGAAAGAAATGGAAAGACGTGGCGTTCTATTACTACGTGCAGTTCGTGCTGAACACACAGATGCGGGCTGTCCACGACTATGCACGGGAGCGGGGAATCATCCTCAAGGGCGACATCCCCATCGGCGTCAACCGCTTCAGCTGCGACGTGTGGCAGGAACCGCACTACTTCAACACCGACCAACAGGCAGGCGCACCGCCCGATTTCTTCTCTTCAAACGGACAGAACTGGGGATTCCCCACCTACAACTGGGAGGAGATGCTGAAAGACGACTGCGCCTGGTGGACACGCCGCTTCCGCCACATGCAGAAGTTTTTCGATGCCTATCGCATCGACCATGTACTGGGATTCTTCCGCATCTGGGAGATTCCAGCCCATGCCGTGCACGGCGTCATCGGGCATTTCGCACCGGCACTGGGCATGACACGGGAGGAAATCGAGCGCTATGGACTCTACTGGCAGGAAGAATTGTTGACCGAACCCTTCATCACCGACTGGGTGCTCGACAGACTGTTCGGCGAATTGGCACCGACCGTGCGCGACAATTACCTCACCCCCACGTCCGACGGCCGCTACCGGATGAAAGAGGCGTTCGACACCCAACGGAAAGTGGAACGGGCATTCGCCGGCAAGACATCGGACACCGAGCGGCGGTTGCGCGACGGACTCTATGCCCTCATCAGCGACGTGCTGTTCGTTCGCGACCACCGCGACCCGAAGAAGTTCCACCCACGCATCTCCGTGCATGGCGATTTCATTTACGAATCGCTGTGGGACGACGACAAGGCAGCCTTCAACCGCCTCTATCACGACTATTTCTATCAGCGCAACGACCAGTTCTGGTATCAGGAATCCATGAAAAAACTCCCGAAACTCGTTCAGTCAACACGCATGCTCGTCTGCGCCGAAGACCTCGGCATGGTGCCTGAGTGCGTCGCATGGGTCATGGACCAGCTGCGCATCCTCAGTCTCGAGATACAAGCAATGCCAAAGGACGCACGCGACCGCTTCGGCGACCTCGCCCGAAATCCCTACCGCTCCGTGTGCACCATCTCCAGCCACGACATGCCGACGCTGCGCCAGTGGTGGGAGGAAGACTGGGAACGGGCGCAGACCTATTTCAACACCATGCTCTTCCGACAAGGACCGGCACCCCACCCGTTACCGGGATGGCTCGCCAGCGACATCATCCTCCGCAACCTCATGTCGCCATCCATGCTCTGCATCATCGCCATACAGGACTGGCTTGCCATCGACGAGCAGCTGCGACTGAAGGACGACTCGCACGAACGCATCAACGAGCCGGCAAACCCGAAGCACTACTGGCGCTACCGGATGCACTTGAATATCGAAGAACTGTTGGAAAATCAAGAATATAAAGAGCAGGTGTCAGACCTCATCATACAAAGCGGACGCCACATCACGAATCAGTAG
- the recO gene encoding DNA repair protein RecO: MLTCTEAVVLHSVKYGDGSLIVEMLTEEYGRLSFMVRVPKTSKGRLKRQLFQPLSVLRLVFDYRQRANLQHLRDVQVALPFSSIPFEPLKSSVSLFLAEFLYHATRGEQRNTSLYNYIAKSLEWFDGVEHSFANFHLVFMMRLTRFIGFFPNVEGGAEGDCFDLRNGRFCTSAPIHPDFLQPVEAGRIHTLMRLNYATMHLYRMSRQDRQRIADVILHYYAIHVPLFPELRSFDVLKEVMGAVVEKPSEVPSTDS, from the coding sequence ATGCTGACTTGTACGGAGGCCGTCGTGCTGCATTCGGTGAAGTATGGCGACGGCTCGCTCATCGTTGAGATGCTGACGGAGGAATACGGGCGCTTGTCGTTTATGGTTCGTGTTCCGAAGACGTCGAAGGGAAGGCTGAAGCGCCAGTTGTTTCAGCCCCTGTCGGTGTTGCGCCTGGTGTTCGACTACCGGCAGCGGGCAAATCTCCAGCATCTGCGCGATGTGCAGGTGGCACTGCCTTTCTCGTCGATACCTTTCGAGCCGTTGAAGTCATCGGTGTCTCTGTTTCTTGCGGAGTTTCTCTATCATGCTACGCGCGGCGAGCAGCGCAACACATCTTTATATAATTATATAGCGAAGAGTCTGGAGTGGTTCGACGGTGTGGAGCATTCGTTTGCGAATTTCCATCTGGTGTTCATGATGCGTCTGACGCGTTTCATCGGTTTCTTTCCGAATGTAGAGGGCGGGGCGGAAGGCGACTGCTTCGACCTGCGCAACGGTCGTTTCTGCACGTCAGCGCCGATACATCCCGACTTCCTTCAGCCTGTGGAGGCTGGGCGCATTCACACGCTGATGCGTCTGAATTACGCGACGATGCACCTTTATCGCATGAGCCGTCAAGACCGTCAGCGCATTGCCGACGTGATTTTGCACTATTACGCCATCCACGTGCCCTTGTTCCCTGAACTCCGCTCGTTCGATGTGCTGAAAGAGGTGATGGGGGCGGTTGTCGAAAAGCCGTCGGAAGTCCCTTCTACTGATTCGTGA
- the rpsT gene encoding 30S ribosomal protein S20, with protein sequence MANHKSALKRIRQTKTRTLHNRYYAKTMRNAVRKLRAMTDKDEAVKLYPSIQKMLDKLAKTNIIHKNKAANLKSSLCKHIASLG encoded by the coding sequence ATGGCAAATCATAAATCAGCTCTGAAAAGAATCCGTCAGACAAAGACGAGAACTTTGCACAACAGATATTATGCAAAGACCATGCGCAATGCTGTTCGCAAACTGCGCGCTATGACAGACAAGGACGAAGCAGTTAAGCTTTATCCGAGCATCCAGAAAATGCTTGACAAGTTGGCAAAGACCAACATCATCCATAAGAACAAGGCGGCTAACCTCAAGTCGAGCCTCTGCAAGCATATTGCAAGCCTCGGCTAA